A single region of the Coregonus clupeaformis isolate EN_2021a chromosome 40, ASM2061545v1, whole genome shotgun sequence genome encodes:
- the LOC121572845 gene encoding guanylate-binding protein 4-like, translated as MEEQLVVQERLRADQQRTYEENVNQLMDRMERDSRNAVAEHNRVLQARLKEQSDLLQQGFDDKASQMQREIDALKDAKAQEEENRPSFISKALDTVGTAATMFLPGIFPKLEGMAVKFFSKLF; from the exons ATGGAGGAGCAGCTGGTAGTCCAGGAGAGGTTGAGAGCGGACCAGCAGAGGACATATGAGGAAAATGTGAACCAGTTGATGGacaggatggagagagacagcagaAATGCCGTCGCAGAGCACAATAGAGTTCTGCAGGCCAGACTCAAG GAGCAGAGTGACCTCCTCCAGCAAGGATTTGATGACAAAGCAAGCCAAATGCAAAGAGAGATAGATGCCCTTAAGGATGCGAAGGCACAAGAGGAAGAGAATAGGCCGTCATTCATTAGCAAGGCTCTGGATACTGTTGGGACTGCAGCTACAATGTTCCTACCAGGAATATTCCCCAAACTTGAAGGAATGGCTGTGAAATTCTTTTCAAAGTTGTTCTGA